From Coffea arabica cultivar ET-39 chromosome 9c, Coffea Arabica ET-39 HiFi, whole genome shotgun sequence, one genomic window encodes:
- the LOC113708863 gene encoding heavy metal-associated isoprenylated plant protein 26 — MGVLDHLSDMFDCAGGGSSKLKKKKQLQTVEIKVKMDCEGCERKVRRSVEGMKGVSSVQIEPKQHKLTVVGYVDPNKVVARVAHRTGKKAELWPYVPYDVVEHPYAPGVYDRKAPPGYVRSVEDPQLSQLARATSSEVRYTTAFSDENPSACIVM, encoded by the exons ATGGGGGTATTGGATCATCTCTCCGATATGTTTGATTGCGCCGGCGGCGGCAGCTCCAAGCTCAAGAAGAAAAAACAGTTGCAG ACGGTGGAGATTAAAGTGAAGATGGATTGCGAGGGGTGCGAGAGGAAAGTGCGGAGATCCGTGGAAGGGATGAAGGGGGTGAGCTCGGTGCAGATCGAGCCCAAGCAGCACAAGCTCACCGTCGTCGGCTACGTGGACCCGAACAAGGTGGTGGCGCGTGTGGCTCATCGCACGGGCAAGAAGGCGGAGTTGTGGCCATACGTCCCGTACGACGTCGTCGAGCATCCCTACGCCCCTGGCGTCTACGATAGGAAGGCCCCACCTGGGTACGTGCGATCCGTTGAAGACCCGCAACTGTCGCAGCTGGCACGTGCCACCTCCTCCGAAGTACGATACACTACGGCCTTTAGTGACGAGAACCCTTCCGCATGTATTGTCATGTGA